In Chryseobacterium sp., the genomic window TTTGAACTGCCAGTTAAAATAGATCAGATTCCCTAAAAAAAGATCAAGACTAACGGTCTGAGCTGATTGAATGGTGAAAAACTGTTGCTTAGTAGGACCAAACTGTAAAAAACTGATATCTGAATCAAAACTGTTGGTTACATTATATCCTGCTACAGGTACCATAAGGTCAGTGCTTGTTGGATGATAGCTGTATTCATTTTCATCAAAATTAAATACGACTTTACCTTTAGTAGGATATGTGATTGATTTTATGACATCGGTCACAATATCATTATTCAAACTCAGATCTGAAGCTTTGTAATACCCCCAGTCATCCTTTTTCAATAAAGAAGAATTTCCGTTATATTCTAAAAGGTAATCAGAGTTTTGAGTACTTGGGGAAATTTTGGTTACTTTTTTCAGTACCATTTTCTTCAGTAACTGGGGTCCATTATATGGCTGAAAATTTGTATTGGTATAATCATAATCGAAAATGTATTTATCCGTATATTGTGAAGCGGACTGCCCCCAATAATTAGTTTGGATAGATTTTAATTTATACAAATTGGCGGGTTCTGTATAGTTGGAATCCTGTCTTCCCTGTTCATAATTAAAATATATGGTACCTCTTCCTCTTACATCAATACTTGTCAGTAAACGTGTCTGGGAAGTAGTATATATTATTTGACGTTCAAAGGCTCCCGGCATACTGCCATCTGGGTTTATTTGCTGTCCTCCTGTCTGATCTGTGTTATTGTTATAGTTAACATTCTTTGCAATCCTTCTGGTAGTAGTAGGTGTTTCCTGATATTTTACCTCTGATGCAAGATCATATTTAAATTCAGCCAAATTAACATTACTATGATCATTAATTTTTACTAAATGGAATGAGGTGTAATAATCTCCTAATTCAAGACTGGGATTAAATTCTTCCTGCCCTGTAGTCAATCCTGTTTTTATAGTAGAAATACCTTTTTGAGATGTTTCCATTGCATTGAAAATATATTTGATCCCTTTATCATCTATGATGGTAAATGAGTTGATAACCCCTGTAGCGGCATCCTTACTACAAGTGATCTTAAGGTTATTTTTATCCAGCTTTTCAGCAGTATAAGTTCCATCCAGATTCTTTACGACATAAAACCTTCCTGACTTATCCATGAAATTATACTGATACAGATCATATTCTGTATCAAATTTCCCAATTCCAGCATCGAATCTATAATCATTAAAGTTGAAAGAATTATCGTTATTAAGAATTTTATAAGTAGGATTATAAAAATGATTGTAAATCCCATACTTAACTTTTGGAGACGTTGAGAATGCTATTGTCCTATTTTTTTCATCAGGACCGCCTCCACGTACAGTTCTTGAAATAGTCCCTCCAGCTATTAAACTCCATCCTAAACCTGCTTCTCCAGCTTTATCGTCTGGTTTAGCATTTAATGAGTGATATTTTAATTGTACATTAAGTTTTACATTCGAGTTATTGGTAGGAATATTGACTAATGGAATATTAATATCTGGAATTCCTGTATAATAACTGACAGGCACTTCCTCAAATTTCATTAGATTATTTGATGTAGGGGCAGGGGGAAACATTTCATTAATATTCCCAACATAACTTTTAGCGTCCGAAGATGAGGATTGCGCAGCTATATTATACGTTATAAATGGTAAGATTAAAATTAGTACATTTTTCTTCATGATTATTTCTTAATAAGTTTAGCATTCGCCGTCTTGTTATTATCTGTCTTGATAGTCACCAGATAAGCCCCCTGAATCAAAGGCTGGGTGTTGATCTTGGTCACCGTGTTTTTGGTCTTCAGATGCTGAACCTGTCTTCCGCTCATGTCATAAACTACAATCTCGGCTTCCTTAAACTCAAAGCCGATTTCTACATAAGCATAGTCGGATACCGGGTTCGGATAGATTTTGATGTCGTATTTCTGGATCAGATCTTTCACCTGCTTATCACCCAGCTTCACGATCTTCCAGTTCTCTTTGCCCAATTCTTCGGCGCTGGTTCCTGCCAATATAATAGAACCGTCCCTGTTCAGCCTGATATCTGAAAGTCTTTCTTCTCTTCGTCTCGAGTCTCCATTCACATGTTTTCTCCACTGTTCATTCCCGTTTCCATCCAGATACAGCATCCAGAAGGTTTCATCATCTTTTTCTATTCTGCCTTCCGCCTGAGTATAACCGCCTAACAATATTCCTTTGGTGATGTCTTGATTCTTGATTCCTGGATCTTGACTCTGTATTACACTCATTCCCATCAGGATATCCCGGTTCTTAAAATTGTAGGATTTCTGCCACTGCTCGTCTCCTCTTTCATTCAAAGCGATCAGCCAGAGATCTGTGCCTTCTTCTATCCCTACGGTTTTATTGCCGGATCTTTCAGATCGGGATTCTCCGCCAATGATAAAACCTCCGGCAGCTAAGGCCAGGGTTCTGATATGGTCATCCGCTTTTCCGCCGAAGTTTTTTTCCCATTCTACTTTCCCGGTCTTATCCAGTTTTACGATCCAGTAGTCGCCTTCACCGAAATTGCTGCTGGATTTTGGCATTTGGCTAAGGGCTGCTGAGGAAGCAGGCTTTTCAGCCGAAACAGGATTAGTCGTTGCTGATTGAGAATTACTCATGTAAGCGCCGCTTCTGGAATAGATGCCCAGCAATGCGCCGCCGTCTTTCGTGGGAATCATCTTTTCGACTTCATCCAGCCCTCTTCCGCCTAAGATCAGCTGGGAAAGTTCTTTGCCATCTTTGTCAAGCCGGATGATCCATACATCTTTGGAACCGTAGCCTTTGGAGGAGTTTTGCACATTCCCTGCTACAAAGAATCCTAAGTCTGTAGTTTGGATCACCGCTCTGGATTCTTCGTCCGATGAAGTTCCCAACGTTTTCTGCCACAGCTCATCTCCGAATTCATTCATTCTTATCAGCCAGATATCTGATCCGCCTCTGGATTCTTCTTTTTTATCGAGCCCTTTCCCCGAATAGGAAGTTC contains:
- a CDS encoding T9SS type A sorting domain-containing protein, whose protein sequence is MKKLYFCAYTVCTFSVLSAQEVIWQKDIRSSTQDFLSQVTTTIDQQYLITGSCIQSGSGKPETGSKQNNGYDFHLVKLDQLGNEVWEKYFSGQNHDYLSAAVTTREGGFLVAGTSYSGKGLDKKEESRGGSDIWLIRMNEFGDELWQKTLGTSSDEESRAVIQTTDLGFFVAGNVQNSSKGYGSKDVWIIRLDKDGKELSQLILGGRGLDEVEKMIPTKDGGALLGIYSRSGAYMSNSQSATTNPVSAEKPASSAALSQMPKSSSNFGEGDYWIVKLDKTGKVEWEKNFGGKADDHIRTLALAAGGFIIGGESRSERSGNKTVGIEEGTDLWLIALNERGDEQWQKSYNFKNRDILMGMSVIQSQDPGIKNQDITKGILLGGYTQAEGRIEKDDETFWMLYLDGNGNEQWRKHVNGDSRRREERLSDIRLNRDGSIILAGTSAEELGKENWKIVKLGDKQVKDLIQKYDIKIYPNPVSDYAYVEIGFEFKEAEIVVYDMSGRQVQHLKTKNTVTKINTQPLIQGAYLVTIKTDNNKTANAKLIKK